Proteins encoded within one genomic window of Streptomyces sp. NBC_01314:
- a CDS encoding transporter — protein MSTTGSAGAAGSAGSAGSVGAASVTAVVVRLKLSLLRNGLRQSTGRRAAYIFSVVFVLLFAALQLIGLIALRGDEHAASVTVPLVALLALGWAVMPLFFPGGDETLDPTRLVMLPLRPRPLVRALLAASLVGIGPLFTLCVLLGSVVALARGPAAYVTAVAAVPLALLCCVALARAVAAANTRLLTSRRGRDLAVLSGLLIAIGAQAVNFGAQRLGSSGLGQLDPVADVLSWVPPSSAIGAVRATSEGSYAVAVAQLALCALALMMLLRLWARTLTRLMTSPDGSTLQAADAGRARTRSTGLSRLLPAGRTGTIMERSLRYVRRDPRTKAAWVTSLAIGLIVPVFNALQGTGSIYFACFAAGMLGILMYNQFGQDTSAFWMVAMTISSARDAYVELRGRALALLVITLPYATFVTVLTTALLGDWPALPEALGLSFALLGAMLATGAWSSARFPYSIPQEGHKSVAPGQAGLAWISVFGGMIAAALLCLPVIGLTIWLHVSAGGGSWTWLLLPVGTAYGAGIAELGLRLAAPRTAGQLPEILTAVSKG, from the coding sequence ATGAGCACGACGGGCTCGGCGGGCGCGGCGGGTTCGGCCGGTTCGGCCGGTTCGGTGGGGGCCGCGTCGGTGACCGCCGTCGTCGTACGGCTGAAGCTGTCGCTGTTGCGCAACGGGCTGCGGCAGTCGACGGGGCGGCGGGCGGCGTACATCTTCTCCGTCGTCTTCGTGCTGCTGTTCGCGGCGCTCCAGCTGATCGGGCTGATCGCGTTGCGGGGCGACGAGCACGCGGCGTCCGTGACCGTGCCGCTGGTGGCGCTGCTGGCGCTCGGGTGGGCGGTGATGCCGCTGTTCTTCCCCGGCGGGGACGAGACACTGGACCCGACGCGGCTGGTGATGCTGCCGCTGCGCCCGCGCCCACTCGTACGGGCACTGCTCGCGGCCTCCCTGGTGGGCATCGGCCCGCTGTTCACGCTGTGCGTGCTCCTCGGGTCGGTCGTCGCGCTGGCGCGGGGCCCGGCCGCGTACGTCACCGCCGTGGCCGCGGTCCCGCTCGCGCTGCTCTGCTGCGTCGCGCTCGCCCGAGCGGTGGCCGCCGCCAACACCCGCCTCCTGACCAGTCGGCGGGGCCGGGACCTCGCCGTCCTGAGCGGCCTCCTGATCGCGATCGGCGCCCAGGCCGTCAACTTCGGTGCCCAGCGCCTCGGTTCGTCCGGCCTCGGTCAGCTGGACCCGGTGGCGGACGTACTAAGCTGGGTCCCGCCGTCGTCCGCGATCGGCGCGGTGCGGGCGACGAGCGAGGGGTCGTACGCGGTCGCGGTAGCCCAACTGGCGTTGTGCGCACTGGCGTTGATGATGCTGCTGCGTCTCTGGGCACGGACGCTCACCCGGCTGATGACCTCCCCGGACGGCTCCACGCTCCAGGCCGCCGACGCGGGGCGGGCGCGGACGCGCTCCACCGGCCTGAGCCGGCTCCTCCCCGCCGGCCGCACCGGCACGATCATGGAACGCAGTCTGCGCTATGTCCGGCGGGACCCGAGGACGAAGGCGGCGTGGGTGACCTCGCTCGCCATCGGCCTGATCGTGCCCGTCTTCAACGCCCTGCAGGGCACCGGATCGATCTACTTCGCCTGCTTCGCGGCGGGGATGCTCGGCATCCTGATGTACAACCAGTTCGGACAGGACACCTCGGCGTTCTGGATGGTCGCCATGACGATTTCGTCCGCACGGGACGCGTACGTCGAACTGCGTGGTCGCGCCCTGGCGTTGCTGGTCATCACCCTGCCGTACGCCACGTTCGTCACCGTCCTGACCACCGCGCTCCTCGGCGACTGGCCCGCCCTCCCCGAGGCCCTCGGTCTCTCCTTCGCCCTCCTCGGCGCGATGCTCGCCACCGGGGCCTGGTCCTCCGCCCGCTTCCCCTACTCCATCCCGCAGGAGGGCCACAAGAGCGTCGCCCCCGGACAGGCCGGCCTCGCCTGGATCTCCGTCTTCGGAGGCATGATCGCCGCCGCCCTCCTCTGCCTCCCGGTCATCGGCCTCACCATCTGGCTGCACGTCTCGGCGGGCGGCGGCTCCTGGACGTGGCTGCTGCTGCCGGTGGGAACGGCGTACGGGGCGGGGATCGCGGAGCTGGGGCTGCGGCTGGCGGCGCCCCGGACGGCCGGACAGCTGCCGGAGATCCTGACGGCGGTGAGCAAGGGGTAG
- a CDS encoding PAS domain-containing protein has translation MSASRRSGTTDELGPDEPERAGPTDEDTEDIEGTVNTEDTESTEGSMDAGGSDLLAALLDGMDAALCAFDADGVVTHWNREAERILGWNAGEAVGRRGFAGWAVRTADAEEVEGRLMAAMHAAGRQVHEFALVTKDGGRILVRTQSAAVRGPDGKPAGLYCAFSEVHAQIDLERSIALSEALFEDASWGVVLVDADLRPAVVNAHAARALGIGRTAVLGRPLGELLAQGVEELESALTHVLAEGAPPAPAEIWVSVRTPEGEKRRCWRSGFLRLASPLAEEPVPLGVGWLFQDITESKQTEQEAAQLRFRVNQLHRAARAAAECEDPGEGATVHLDFALAGFADHALIDRVAGGSLSDGDGPARLVRAAATPSGQPGPSHLTGHAGIPVRYGPGHPALQCAERAGSVRASAGTAPPEAARQWATGRQWPPDTVHSLCTVLRSRGRTLGVVTFLRGANRTPFERADAVYAEDIAVRIAAALDLEALERSAE, from the coding sequence GTGAGTGCTTCCCGGCGTAGTGGGACCACCGACGAGCTCGGGCCCGACGAGCCCGAGCGGGCCGGTCCGACGGACGAGGACACCGAGGACATCGAGGGCACGGTGAACACCGAGGACACCGAAAGCACCGAGGGCTCCATGGACGCCGGTGGCTCGGATCTCCTCGCCGCCCTGCTGGACGGGATGGACGCGGCCCTGTGCGCCTTCGACGCCGACGGCGTCGTCACCCACTGGAACCGCGAGGCCGAACGCATCCTGGGCTGGAACGCGGGGGAGGCCGTGGGGCGCCGCGGATTCGCCGGGTGGGCCGTACGGACCGCCGACGCCGAGGAGGTCGAGGGGCGGCTGATGGCCGCCATGCACGCCGCCGGCCGGCAGGTGCACGAGTTCGCCCTGGTCACGAAGGACGGCGGACGCATCCTCGTCCGCACCCAGTCCGCCGCCGTACGCGGACCCGACGGCAAGCCCGCCGGCCTGTACTGCGCCTTCAGCGAGGTCCACGCGCAGATCGACCTCGAACGATCCATCGCCCTCAGTGAGGCCCTCTTCGAGGACGCGTCCTGGGGCGTCGTCCTCGTCGACGCCGACCTGCGCCCCGCCGTCGTCAACGCCCACGCCGCCCGCGCCCTCGGCATCGGCCGCACGGCGGTCCTCGGACGCCCCCTCGGCGAACTGCTCGCCCAGGGCGTCGAGGAACTGGAGAGCGCCCTCACCCACGTCCTCGCCGAGGGCGCCCCGCCCGCGCCCGCCGAGATCTGGGTCAGCGTCCGCACCCCCGAGGGCGAGAAGCGCCGGTGCTGGCGCAGCGGCTTCCTCCGCCTCGCCTCACCGCTGGCCGAGGAGCCGGTTCCCCTCGGCGTCGGCTGGCTCTTCCAGGACATCACCGAGTCCAAACAGACCGAGCAGGAGGCCGCGCAGCTCCGCTTCCGCGTCAACCAGCTCCACCGGGCCGCCCGTGCCGCCGCCGAGTGCGAGGACCCCGGCGAGGGAGCCACCGTCCACCTCGACTTCGCCCTCGCCGGCTTCGCCGACCACGCCCTCATCGACCGCGTCGCCGGCGGCTCCCTCAGCGACGGCGACGGCCCCGCCCGCCTCGTACGCGCCGCCGCCACGCCCTCCGGCCAGCCCGGCCCCAGCCACCTCACCGGCCACGCCGGCATCCCGGTCCGCTACGGCCCCGGCCACCCCGCCCTGCAGTGCGCGGAGCGCGCGGGCTCGGTCCGCGCCAGCGCCGGCACGGCTCCCCCGGAAGCGGCCCGCCAGTGGGCCACCGGCCGCCAGTGGCCCCCGGACACCGTCCACTCTCTCTGTACCGTCCTGCGCAGCCGCGGCCGCACCCTCGGCGTCGTCACCTTCCTCCGCGGCGCCAACCGCACCCCCTTCGAACGCGCCGACGCGGTCTACGCCGAGGACATCGCCGTACGCATCGCCGCGGCGCTGGACCTGGAGGCGCTGGAGAGGTCGGCGGAGTAG
- a CDS encoding SIS domain-containing protein, which translates to MDDGRLGERFLDAAIGLLQRVRDEDGEAVAAAGEMIADTVADGGRLFAFGAGHSSLPAQDLVYRAGGLALMNLLAVPGTVGVDVLPATLGSALERVDGLATAVLDTSPLRAGDLLVVISLSGRNALPVEMAAHARERGVKVIGVTSVAYATQTTSRHSSGTFLKDHCDLVLDSKIAVGDATLTLDTIPAPFAPASTVVTSAILQSVMATAAASLADRGIDPPLLRSGNVDGGLDWNDRVMREYGDRIFYLR; encoded by the coding sequence ATGGACGACGGCAGGCTGGGCGAACGCTTCCTCGACGCGGCGATCGGACTGCTGCAGCGCGTGCGGGACGAGGACGGGGAGGCCGTCGCCGCGGCCGGCGAGATGATCGCGGACACCGTCGCCGACGGGGGCCGGCTCTTCGCGTTCGGGGCCGGGCACTCGTCCCTCCCCGCCCAGGACCTCGTCTACCGGGCCGGCGGTCTCGCGCTGATGAACCTGCTGGCCGTCCCCGGCACGGTCGGCGTGGACGTGCTGCCCGCCACACTCGGGTCGGCGCTGGAGCGGGTCGACGGACTGGCGACCGCCGTGCTCGACACCAGCCCGCTACGGGCCGGCGACCTGCTCGTGGTGATCTCACTCTCCGGTCGCAACGCCCTGCCCGTGGAGATGGCCGCGCACGCCCGGGAACGGGGAGTGAAGGTCATCGGCGTCACCTCGGTCGCCTACGCCACGCAGACGACATCACGCCACTCCTCCGGCACCTTCCTCAAGGACCACTGCGATCTCGTCCTGGACTCGAAGATCGCGGTCGGTGACGCGACGCTCACCCTCGACACCATCCCCGCCCCCTTCGCCCCGGCCTCCACCGTCGTCACCTCCGCGATCCTCCAGTCCGTCATGGCCACCGCCGCCGCCTCCCTCGCGGACCGGGGCATCGATCCGCCCCTGCTCCGCTCCGGGAACGTGGACGGCGGGCTCGACTGGAACGACCGCGTCATGCGGGAGTACGGCGACCGCATCTTCTACCTGCGCTGA
- a CDS encoding citrate synthase 2, which yields MSDFVPGLEGVVAFETEIAEPDKEGGALRYRGVDIEDLVGHVSFGNVWGLLVDGAFRPGLPPAEPFPIPVHSGDIRVDVQSALAMLAPVWGLKPLLDIDEQQARADLARAAVMALSYVAQSARGQGHPMVPQREIDKAQSVVERFMIRWRGEPDPKHVAAVDAYWTSAAEHGMNASTFTARVIASTGADVAAALSGAVGAMSGPLHGGAPSRVLGMIEEIERTGDADAYVKQALDKGERLMGFGHRVYRAEDPRARVLRRTARDLGAPRFEVAEALEKAALAELHARRPDRVLATNVEFWAAIVLDFAEVPAHMFTSMFTCARTAGWSAHILEQKRTGRLVRPSARYVGPGTRSPQEITGYEDIAQ from the coding sequence ATGTCCGACTTCGTACCCGGACTCGAAGGAGTCGTCGCGTTCGAGACGGAGATCGCCGAACCGGACAAGGAGGGCGGCGCACTCCGGTACCGCGGCGTCGACATCGAGGACCTGGTCGGCCATGTCTCCTTCGGCAACGTCTGGGGCCTGCTCGTCGACGGCGCCTTCCGCCCCGGCCTGCCGCCCGCCGAGCCGTTCCCCATCCCCGTCCACTCGGGCGACATCCGCGTCGACGTCCAGTCCGCGCTGGCCATGCTCGCCCCGGTCTGGGGCCTCAAGCCCCTCCTGGACATCGACGAGCAGCAGGCCCGCGCCGACCTCGCCCGCGCCGCCGTCATGGCCCTCTCCTACGTCGCCCAGTCCGCCCGCGGCCAGGGTCACCCCATGGTCCCGCAGCGCGAGATCGACAAGGCCCAGTCCGTCGTCGAACGCTTCATGATCCGCTGGCGCGGCGAGCCCGACCCGAAGCACGTCGCGGCGGTCGACGCGTACTGGACCTCGGCCGCCGAGCACGGCATGAACGCGTCCACCTTCACGGCGAGGGTCATCGCGTCGACCGGCGCGGACGTGGCAGCGGCCCTCTCCGGCGCGGTGGGAGCCATGTCCGGCCCCCTCCACGGCGGCGCCCCCTCCCGCGTCCTCGGCATGATCGAGGAGATCGAACGCACGGGCGACGCCGACGCCTACGTCAAACAGGCCCTCGACAAGGGCGAACGCCTCATGGGCTTCGGCCACCGCGTCTACCGCGCCGAGGACCCCCGCGCCCGCGTCCTCCGCCGCACCGCCCGCGACCTCGGCGCCCCGCGCTTCGAGGTCGCCGAGGCCCTGGAGAAGGCGGCCCTGGCGGAACTCCACGCCCGCCGCCCCGACCGGGTCCTCGCCACGAACGTCGAGTTCTGGGCCGCGATCGTCCTCGACTTCGCCGAGGTCCCGGCCCATATGTTCACATCGATGTTCACCTGCGCCCGCACGGCGGGCTGGTCGGCGCACATCCTCGAACAGAAGCGCACCGGCCGCCTCGTCCGCCCCTCCGCCCGCTATGTGGGGCCGGGCACGCGCAGCCCGCAGGAGATCACGGGATACGAGGACATCGCCCAGTAG
- a CDS encoding ABC transporter ATP-binding protein, producing the protein MSDVVAVRVQGLWKRFGAQVAVAGIDLELPAGRFVGLVGPNGAGKTTTLSMVTGLLRPDQGSVEVVGHDVWRDPVEVKARIGVLPEGLRLFDRLTGRELLAYTGRLRGLPGTEVDKRATQLLDVLDLAGAQHKLVVDYSTGMRKKIGLAAALLHNPEVLFLDEPFEGVDPVSAQTIRGVLERYTASGATVVFSSHVMELVESLCDWVAVLVAGRIRAHGPLADVRGDAPSLQRAFLELVGASDRVTGSDLDWLGGGGTGSR; encoded by the coding sequence GTGAGTGATGTCGTCGCTGTACGTGTGCAGGGGCTCTGGAAACGGTTCGGGGCCCAGGTCGCCGTCGCCGGGATCGATCTGGAGTTGCCCGCCGGGCGGTTCGTCGGGCTGGTCGGGCCGAACGGCGCCGGGAAGACCACCACCCTGTCGATGGTCACCGGTCTGCTCCGCCCCGACCAGGGGTCCGTGGAGGTCGTCGGGCACGACGTGTGGCGCGACCCGGTCGAGGTGAAGGCCCGTATCGGTGTCCTGCCGGAGGGCCTGCGCCTCTTCGACCGCCTCACCGGGCGTGAACTCCTCGCCTACACAGGCCGGTTGCGCGGGCTGCCCGGTACCGAGGTCGACAAGCGGGCCACCCAGCTGCTGGACGTCCTCGATCTCGCGGGCGCCCAGCACAAGCTCGTCGTCGACTACTCGACGGGCATGCGCAAGAAGATCGGCCTCGCCGCGGCCCTCCTGCACAACCCCGAAGTCCTCTTCCTGGACGAGCCGTTCGAGGGCGTCGACCCCGTCTCCGCCCAGACCATCCGCGGCGTCCTGGAGCGGTATACCGCCTCCGGCGCCACGGTCGTCTTCTCCTCCCACGTCATGGAACTGGTCGAGTCCCTCTGCGACTGGGTGGCCGTCCTCGTCGCCGGCCGCATCCGCGCCCACGGCCCCCTCGCCGACGTACGGGGTGACGCGCCCTCGCTGCAGCGCGCGTTCCTGGAGCTGGTGGGCGCGAGCGACCGGGTCACCGGCTCGGACCTGGACTGGCTGGGCGGCGGCGGGACGGGCAGCCGATGA
- a CDS encoding 1,4-alpha-glucan branching protein, with product MALIHHTTLTPTKLELLTSWLPTRRWYAGGPAAPVLAKAGGFRLDDPEGEVGIEFMVATDASDPAPVHYLAPLTYRGAPLPDAEHALIGTMEHGVLGRRWVYDGVQDPVLLTQLLALFEGRAEPQAQSLTDTPDPEITRSYKGEGPLSVAALAATDTPRATELPIQPGPAVLHLSRILQPGSLDLPEDAKGHVTGHWTLPDDTRARAVFAVLR from the coding sequence ATGGCACTCATCCACCACACCACCCTCACACCCACCAAGCTCGAACTCCTGACCTCCTGGCTGCCCACCCGCCGCTGGTACGCAGGCGGCCCGGCCGCCCCGGTACTGGCCAAGGCCGGCGGCTTCCGCCTCGACGACCCCGAGGGCGAGGTCGGCATCGAGTTCATGGTCGCCACCGACGCCTCCGACCCCGCCCCGGTCCACTACCTGGCGCCCCTCACTTATCGGGGCGCCCCGCTCCCCGACGCCGAGCACGCTCTCATCGGCACCATGGAACACGGCGTACTGGGCAGGCGCTGGGTCTACGACGGCGTCCAGGACCCGGTCCTGCTCACCCAGCTGCTGGCCCTGTTCGAGGGCCGCGCCGAACCCCAGGCCCAGAGCCTCACCGACACCCCGGACCCCGAGATCACCCGGTCGTACAAGGGCGAGGGCCCGCTGTCCGTGGCCGCCCTCGCCGCGACCGACACCCCCAGGGCCACCGAACTCCCCATCCAGCCCGGCCCCGCCGTCCTCCACCTGAGCCGCATCCTCCAGCCCGGCTCACTCGACCTCCCGGAGGACGCGAAGGGCCACGTCACCGGGCACTGGACCCTCCCCGACGACACCCGGGCGCGCGCGGTCTTCGCCGTACTGCGGTAG
- a CDS encoding TetR/AcrR family transcriptional regulator encodes MGAVSAVDTSDETGTGTGTSTGTSTDTSTDTSAVADRGPKQDRSRVTRKRLLEAAVSCLAEHGWAGSTVSVVAERAGVSRGAAQHHFRTREDLFTAAVEYVAEERSLALRALFPEGPADRRAVVAAVVDLYTGPLFRAALHLWVAASNEDQLRPRVTELEAHVGRETHRIAVDLLGADETVPGVRETVQGLLDMARGLGLANLLTDDTSRRDRVVAQWAALLDEALG; translated from the coding sequence ATGGGTGCTGTGAGCGCGGTGGACACATCCGACGAGACCGGCACCGGCACCGGGACCAGCACCGGGACCAGCACCGATACGAGCACCGACACGAGCGCGGTGGCCGACCGAGGGCCCAAGCAGGACCGTAGCCGCGTCACCCGCAAACGCCTCCTGGAAGCCGCCGTGTCCTGCCTCGCCGAACACGGCTGGGCCGGCTCCACCGTCTCCGTCGTCGCCGAACGCGCCGGCGTCTCCCGAGGCGCCGCCCAGCACCACTTCCGCACCCGCGAGGACCTGTTCACCGCCGCCGTCGAGTACGTCGCCGAGGAACGCTCCCTCGCCCTGCGCGCCCTCTTCCCCGAGGGCCCCGCCGACCGCCGCGCCGTGGTCGCCGCCGTCGTCGACCTCTACACCGGCCCCCTCTTCCGCGCCGCCCTCCACCTCTGGGTCGCCGCCTCCAACGAGGACCAGCTCCGCCCTCGCGTCACCGAACTCGAAGCCCACGTCGGCCGCGAGACCCACCGCATCGCCGTCGACCTCCTGGGCGCCGACGAGACAGTCCCCGGCGTCCGCGAAACCGTCCAGGGCCTCCTCGACATGGCCCGCGGCCTCGGCCTCGCCAACCTCCTCACCGACGACACGAGCCGTCGCGACAGGGTGGTGGCCCAGTGGGCGGCCCTGCTGGACGAGGCACTGGGCTGA
- a CDS encoding metal-dependent transcriptional regulator — protein sequence MSGLIDTTEMYLRTILELEEEGVVPMRARIAERLDQSGPTVSQTVARMERDGLVSVAPDRHLELTEEGRRLATRVMRKHRLAECLLVDVIGLEWEQVHAEACRWEHVMSEAVERRVLELLRHPTESPYGNPIPGLEELGEKDGADPFLDEGMVSLADLDPGTEGKTVVVRRIGEPIQTDAQLMYTLRRAGVQPGSVVSVTEAAGGVLVGSGGEAAELEAEVASHVFVAKP from the coding sequence ATGTCCGGACTGATCGATACGACGGAGATGTATCTCCGCACCATCCTCGAGCTGGAGGAGGAAGGTGTGGTCCCCATGCGCGCCCGGATCGCCGAGCGGCTCGACCAGAGCGGTCCCACGGTGAGCCAGACGGTCGCGCGCATGGAGCGCGACGGCCTGGTGTCCGTCGCCCCGGACCGTCACCTGGAGCTCACCGAGGAGGGGCGTCGGCTGGCGACGCGCGTGATGCGCAAGCACCGCCTCGCGGAGTGCCTGCTCGTCGACGTGATCGGCCTGGAGTGGGAGCAGGTGCACGCGGAGGCGTGTCGCTGGGAGCACGTGATGAGCGAGGCGGTCGAGCGCCGCGTCCTGGAGCTGCTGCGCCACCCCACCGAGTCGCCGTACGGCAACCCGATCCCGGGCCTGGAGGAGCTGGGCGAGAAGGACGGCGCGGACCCCTTCCTGGACGAGGGCATGGTGTCGCTCGCGGACCTCGACCCGGGCACGGAGGGCAAGACCGTCGTCGTACGCCGGATCGGTGAGCCCATCCAGACGGACGCCCAGCTGATGTACACGCTGCGCCGCGCGGGCGTGCAGCCCGGTTCCGTGGTGAGCGTGACGGAGGCGGCCGGCGGTGTCCTCGTGGGCAGCGGCGGCGAGGCGGCGGAGCTGGAGGCGGAGGTCGCCTCCCACGTGTTCGTCGCCAAGCCCTGA
- a CDS encoding helix-turn-helix domain-containing protein: protein MVFGQRLQILRTRRGMTRDQLGGLLGKTGSWVKGIETGRLKTPKLETILRIAELLRVRDLSDLTGDQSVHVDLFAGPGHPRLAAVKAAVDAFPLTTQREAPPAAHLQARLARAWKARHEASNHREAIGALLPDLIRDAQLAVRQAETAPDRRAAQSVLAEVYSLCQFFVAYQPDAALLWRVADRGLVAAQESEDPHTIGMAAWLAAQAHRDSGASHFDAADAVNLETLAYLEPLLPDASDDVLAITGALTFEAGYTAARRAETGTAWRYWDQARAMAKRLPEDYYHPVTSFSRAIMGAHAVTVAVELRQGGESVRQAAAADAATIKSRPRRARHRIEEARGYQLDGQPDVALATLEKAHEAAPETIKYNGYAKRIVLEEAESKDQARRRRASQLAVRIGLLAA, encoded by the coding sequence CTGGTCTTCGGCCAACGCCTACAGATCCTTCGTACCCGCAGGGGTATGACACGCGACCAGTTGGGCGGACTACTCGGCAAGACCGGGTCCTGGGTCAAGGGCATCGAGACCGGACGTCTGAAGACGCCCAAGCTGGAGACGATCCTGCGCATCGCCGAGTTGCTGCGCGTCCGCGACCTGTCGGATCTCACCGGCGACCAGTCCGTACATGTCGACTTGTTCGCCGGTCCCGGTCACCCCCGACTCGCCGCGGTCAAGGCTGCAGTCGATGCCTTCCCGCTCACGACGCAGCGGGAGGCGCCCCCGGCCGCGCACCTTCAGGCGCGGCTCGCCCGAGCCTGGAAGGCGCGGCACGAGGCGTCCAACCACCGCGAAGCGATCGGCGCGTTGCTGCCGGATCTGATCCGGGATGCCCAACTCGCCGTGAGACAGGCCGAGACCGCCCCGGATCGCAGGGCGGCTCAGTCGGTGCTTGCCGAGGTCTACTCACTGTGCCAGTTCTTCGTGGCCTACCAGCCGGACGCCGCCTTGCTGTGGCGCGTCGCCGATCGGGGCCTCGTCGCCGCGCAGGAGTCCGAGGATCCGCACACCATCGGGATGGCCGCGTGGCTGGCGGCGCAGGCGCACCGCGACTCGGGAGCATCGCATTTTGACGCTGCCGACGCGGTCAATCTGGAGACCCTGGCCTACCTCGAACCGCTCCTTCCCGATGCCTCGGACGATGTCCTCGCCATCACGGGCGCCCTCACCTTCGAGGCCGGATACACAGCGGCCCGAAGGGCGGAGACCGGCACGGCATGGCGGTACTGGGACCAGGCGCGCGCGATGGCGAAGCGGCTTCCGGAGGACTACTACCACCCCGTGACGTCGTTCTCCCGCGCCATCATGGGTGCGCACGCGGTCACCGTTGCAGTGGAGCTGCGTCAGGGCGGCGAGTCCGTACGGCAGGCCGCCGCTGCGGACGCGGCCACCATCAAATCGAGGCCGCGACGGGCCCGGCACCGCATCGAGGAAGCTCGCGGCTACCAGCTTGACGGGCAACCCGACGTCGCTCTCGCCACGCTGGAGAAGGCGCACGAGGCCGCACCAGAGACGATCAAGTACAACGGATACGCGAAGCGCATCGTCCTCGAAGAAGCCGAATCCAAAGATCAGGCCCGTCGCCGCCGCGCGTCCCAACTCGCCGTGAGGATCGGGCTGCTGGCCGCATGA
- a CDS encoding alpha/beta fold hydrolase, with protein sequence MARRIDVTGAGGVSLAAWEFDDPPKTGEDEPRPGVLLLHGLMGRASHWAPTARWLSERHRAVALDQRGHGRSAKPEQAAYTREAYVEDAEAAVEQLGLAPVVLIGHAMGALTAWQLAARRPDLVRGLIICDMRASALGAASQREWESWFKAWPLPFATLADVRKWFGEDDPWVERPSPSRGEFYAEVMHEGPDGWRPVFDPEQMLKTRETWVYDAHWEELTQVCCPALVVRGLDGELGRAESQEMVRVLPHGQYAEVADAGHLVHYDQPDAWRAAIEPFLDSFSD encoded by the coding sequence ATGGCGCGGCGCATCGACGTGACGGGAGCGGGCGGTGTGAGTCTCGCCGCCTGGGAGTTCGACGACCCGCCCAAGACCGGGGAAGACGAGCCCCGGCCCGGGGTGCTCTTATTGCACGGCCTCATGGGCCGCGCCTCGCACTGGGCCCCCACCGCCCGCTGGCTCTCCGAACGGCATCGCGCCGTCGCACTCGACCAGCGGGGCCACGGCCGGAGCGCGAAGCCCGAGCAGGCCGCGTACACCCGAGAGGCCTACGTCGAGGACGCCGAGGCCGCCGTCGAACAGCTGGGCCTCGCCCCGGTCGTCCTCATAGGCCATGCCATGGGCGCGCTGACCGCCTGGCAGCTGGCCGCCCGCCGCCCCGACCTGGTACGCGGCCTGATCATCTGCGACATGCGGGCCTCGGCGCTGGGCGCCGCCTCGCAGCGCGAGTGGGAGAGCTGGTTCAAGGCCTGGCCGCTGCCCTTCGCCACCCTCGCCGACGTCCGCAAGTGGTTCGGCGAGGACGACCCCTGGGTGGAGCGCCCCAGCCCGTCCCGCGGCGAGTTCTACGCCGAGGTCATGCACGAGGGCCCCGACGGCTGGCGGCCCGTCTTCGACCCCGAGCAGATGCTCAAGACCCGCGAGACCTGGGTGTACGACGCGCACTGGGAGGAGCTGACCCAGGTCTGCTGCCCCGCCCTCGTCGTCCGCGGCCTCGACGGCGAGCTGGGCCGCGCCGAGTCGCAGGAAATGGTCCGCGTCCTGCCCCACGGCCAGTACGCCGAGGTCGCCGACGCGGGGCACCTCGTCCACTACGACCAGCCGGACGCGTGGCGCGCGGCGATAGAGCCGTTCCTGGACAGCTTCTCGGACTGA
- the pdxH gene encoding pyridoxamine 5'-phosphate oxidase, with translation MRKQYRADGLDESELAGDPMEQFARWFGQAAQEGAVFEPNAMVVSTADAEGRPGSRTVLMKAYDAQGFVFYTNYDSRKARDLAENPHVSLLFPWHGIARQVIVTGTARRTGRDETAAYFRTRPHGSQLGAWASAQSSVISSRTELDAAYEELHTRYPEGEQVPVPPNWGGFRVAPQSVEFWQGRGNRLHDRLRYVAEPDGSWRVERLSP, from the coding sequence ATGCGCAAGCAGTACCGCGCCGACGGGCTCGACGAGAGTGAGCTGGCCGGGGATCCGATGGAGCAGTTCGCGCGGTGGTTCGGGCAGGCCGCGCAGGAGGGCGCCGTGTTCGAGCCGAACGCCATGGTCGTGTCGACGGCGGACGCCGAGGGGCGCCCCGGTTCTCGTACGGTCCTGATGAAGGCGTACGACGCGCAGGGCTTCGTCTTCTACACGAACTACGACTCCCGCAAGGCCCGTGACCTGGCGGAGAACCCGCATGTCTCGCTGCTCTTCCCCTGGCACGGGATCGCCCGGCAGGTGATCGTGACGGGTACGGCGCGGCGGACCGGGCGGGACGAGACGGCGGCGTACTTCCGGACGCGTCCGCATGGTTCGCAGCTGGGGGCGTGGGCCAGCGCACAGTCCTCGGTGATCTCCTCGCGGACCGAACTGGACGCCGCGTACGAGGAGTTGCACACCCGCTATCCGGAGGGTGAGCAGGTGCCGGTGCCGCCGAACTGGGGTGGTTTCCGGGTGGCGCCGCAGAGTGTGGAGTTCTGGCAGGGCCGGGGCAACCGGCTGCACGACCGGCTGCGGTACGTGGCGGAGCCGGACGGGTCGTGGCGGGTGGAGCGCCTGAGTCCGTGA